The Caenorhabditis elegans chromosome II genome has a segment encoding these proteins:
- the btbz-2 gene encoding BTB domain-containing protein (Confirmed by transcript evidence) produces the protein MEEDNQSPSPSESSIKTDYDAKIRVLYSTKNNKSEEESVFAHRLVLSTFSPLFQQLLQDATSSSTSTTSSTSSDDVISISLDLTAFPNALAAFKVILEALYTGDIKMKSVAANEVLAVSRHCQISSLEPKIMSAVAPLPLNLANILNCSQSVPLNSNPFLQYTSPPIQNYLSSMISLWSNPFFSALFGNTTGTPSLPFSPQSDTENSRTQSEGSSPRANSTSTPPTTDLEKIVPNDDKEGWCRNKKYIEKVDGGFMCTVCRKIYGRYNSVSYHVTIYHRNPPIKCEENGCNFSTREARYIHFHKYYRHHIPLPENIDLGSRKCPFCRHVSKSPAMLEKHIARHETDGTSGGTPGALKRAQSKKKIVPTMTTDVIDPNVSSIFAPTNPAGNIPIQCSLCPFSTHSTDLLFIHLAMQHAQELAQCSGLLADNSSETSTSSSSDGEPMITDIDLDVKPLIDQSLMLHLNTPLSN, from the exons ATGGAGGAAGATAACCAAAGTCCTAGTCCATCGGAATCATCAATTAAAACTGATTATGATGCCAAAATTCGAGTCTTGtattccacaaaaaataataaatcagaag aagaaTCAGTGTTTGCCCATCGTCTAGTCCTTTCAACATTCTCTCCCCTCTTCCAGCAATTGCTCCAGGATGCCACGTCATCAAGCACATCTACCACATCTTCCACATCATCAGATGACGTCATTTCAATCAGTTTGGATCTAACAGCGTTCCCAAACGCCCTTGCCGCATTCAAAGTGATACTGGAAGCGTTATACACTGGtgatataaaaatgaaaagtgtcGCAGCGAATGAG gttctcGCGGTATCTCGTCATTGTCAAATATCGAGTCTGGAGCCAAAAATCATGTCAGCAGTTGCTCCATTGCCTTTAAATCTAGCCAATATACTGAATTGCTCACAAAGTGTACCTTTGAATTCAAATCCTTTCCTACAGTACACCTCACCGCCAATTCAAAACTATTTGTCCAGTATGATCAGTTTATGGAGTAATCCATTCTTCAgtgcactttttggaaatacaaCTGGTACACCAAGTCTGCCATTTTCACCACAATCGGATACAGAGAATAGTAGAACACAATCAGAAGGAAGTTCACCACGTGCTAATTCAACATCAACTCCACCAACAACTGATCTTGAAAAGATTGTACCAAATGATGATAAAGAAGGATGGTGTCGAAAtaagaaatatattgaaaaagttgatggCGGATTTATGTGCACTGTATGCCGAAAGATCTATGGACGGTACAATTCAGTTTCATATCATGTTACCATTTATCATAGAAATCCACCAATTAAATGTGAAGAAAATGGATGTAACTTTTCAACTCGTGAAGCAAGATatattcattttcataaatattatCGTCATCACATTCCTCTTCcggaaaatattgatttag GTTCTCGAAAGTGTCCATTCTGTAGACACGTCTCAAAAAGTCCTGCAATGTTGGAAAAACATATTGCTCGACACGAAACCGATGGGACAAGTGGTGGCACACCAGGCGCATTGAAAAGAGCACAGAGCAa aaagaaaattgTTCCAACAATGACTACTGACGTCATTGATCCGAATGTTTCCTCAATCTTTGCTCCAACAAATCCAGCTGGAAATATTCCGATTCAATGCTCATTGTGCCCGTTCTCCACTCACTCCACAGATCTTCTGTTCATTCATTTGGCAATGCAGCATGCTCAGGAACTTGCACAATGTTCAGGATTACTTGCAGATAATTCTTCAGAAACATCTACATCAAGTAGTAGTGATGGTGAACCAATGATAACTGATATTGATTTAGATGTGAAACCATTAATTGATCAGTCATTAATGCTTCACTTAAATACTCCATTATCTAATTGA